The proteins below are encoded in one region of Rhododendron vialii isolate Sample 1 chromosome 7a, ASM3025357v1:
- the LOC131333076 gene encoding protein LURP-one-related 17-like, whose product MTRCLKYISRKVHENHQQEPDSEADGPWTKLTVWRKSLVFSCNGFTVIDSTGNLVFRVDNYVGRPEEVTLMDGSGWPVLTMRHRKKLRLVDNWLVYEGEVGDNSSKKPINRVRKRMNILQPSSNVLARVYCGPSDKKSTYTIEGSYVHRSCRVLDESKQVVAEIRRKETMDGGVSFGLEVFLLIVRPGFSPSISMAIVLILDQMFV is encoded by the exons atgactcGATGTTTGAAATATATATCAAGAAAAGTTCATGAAAACCACCAGCAAGAACCAGATAGCGAAGCCGATGGCCCGTGGACAAAGCTAACAGTATGGCGAAAATCACTTGTTTTCAGTTGCAACGGGTTCACGGTGATCGACTCTACCGGTAATTTAGTCTTCAGGGTTGACAATTACGTCGGACGTCCAGAGGAAGTCACTCTCATGGACGGCTCTGGGTGGCCTGTCCTCACCATGCGTCACCGCAAG AAGCTTAGGCTGGTAGATAACTGGCTCGTGTATGAAGGTGAAGTTGGTGACAATTCATCCAAGAAACCAATCAACCGTGTGAGGAAACGTATGAACATCTTACAGCCTTCTTCCAATGTACTCGCACGCGTGTATTGTGGGCCATCTGATAAGAAATCTACGTACACAATTGAAGGATCATATGTGCATAGATCATGCCGGGTGTTAGATGAGTCGAAGCAGGTGGTAGCAGAGATCAGGAGGAAGGAGACCATGGATGGTGGAGTTTCTTTTGGGTTAgaggtttttcttttgatcgtCCGGCCAGGATTCAGTCCCAGTATTTCAATGGCTATTGTATTGATATTGGATCAAATGTTTGTGTGA
- the LOC131333075 gene encoding uncharacterized protein LOC131333075, with the protein MLWRLAVVMDEVKLAVQSSKFMGSEGFGGGGGGGGLGVTVTEVEARESDRISILVASSIGRYSSALSKKAEMCDVNTSQSSFWDKMADTELCSRSNQISSFSSEEAPEELKFRSRNNSTFSMPSLEGKQVQRKSGKVARSSSGCSKRSRVAQMKGVSINEAEAEADDIKEKSQIAKQRNTVNGKRGDKRNGKVAMKGKYDYLSLKAGMVGFNSGAGGNNFLGAYGLKSDTSDVTKHLDELSVNELLDGSYKSPSFAKDKGKKAANLNENVVHSVKNAFSILRLHKPLHNQNSSEIDNSCNRKVSTCSVSSDASVASRNAGDKGDTSTVHPSSYDKVQDSLSKNETPAKVLDLELHQPKDILERLALPSPKDLDSLLLDAAKPTVLLKNNNSDSRGKQVSQRASLSPFPWSHNSGGHCKASADAIKLSVSRTTCQGRWVKIGDTSTSPEGGSGFLADLESLTKDNNLVALKGPKCGPSESEIAPATSVSFPWFELGLSSSAAPSIASQLPPESSSNLKCEIDAGHSPRLLAAAQTLYDISLRSLKQHGMIRWPKKPLEKTMKACKSKSGKPGEIFAAPKPVIATDDRVKTTDEVSPFKKPRLLNKDLGPNTVSKAPINWSMQRSSGPSPGKSFRDPIVETKQYNNAHVVKQSGLMPPPPVRVSDKAYNSRQKLRKLLPVEWNREGGR; encoded by the exons CTGAGATGTGTGACGTTAATACATCGCAATCATCTTTTTGGGATAAGATGGCAGATACGGAACTTTGTAGTCGCTCTAATCAGATTTCCAGCTTTTCTTCTGAAGAAGCACCTGAAGAGCTTAAATTTCGAAGCAGAAATAATTCTACCTTTTCTATGCCCAGTCTTGAAGGTAAGCAAGTACAACGGAAATCGGGGAAAGTGGCAAGAAGTAGTAGTGGTTGTTCTAAGAGATCGAGGGTGGCACAAATGAAAGGAGTCTCTATAAATGAAGCTGAAGCTGAAGCTGATGATATAAAGG aaaaaagtcAAATTGCTAAGCAAAGGAACACGGTAAATGGCAAGCGGGGTGACAAAAGAAATGGTAAAGTTGCGATGAAGGGGAAATATGATTACCTATCTCTGAAGGCTGGCATGGTGGGCTTCAATTCAGGAGCTGGAGGAAACAACTTTCTTG GAGCATATGGTTTGAAATCAGATACTTCCGATGTCACAAAGCATCTGGACGAGCTGTCAGTGAATGAGCTCCTTGATGGAAGCTATAAGAGTCCTAGTTTTGCCAAAGACAAGGGAAAGAAAGCAgcaaatttgaatgaaaatgtTGTACATTCAGTTAAAAATGCTTTCTCTATTCTTCGGCTACACAAACCTCTACATAACCAAAACTCTTCTGAGATTGACAATAGTTGCAACCGAAAAGTTTCCACATGCTCAGTGAGCTCTGATGCTTCTGTTGCGAGTAGAAATGCTGGTGATAAAGGAGATACCAGCACTGTACATCCGTCCTCATATGACAAG GTTCAAGATTCTTTGAGCAAGAACGAAACCCCTGCCAAAGTGCTAGATTTGGAATTGCATCAACCTAAAGATATTTTGGAACGCCTAGCACTTCCTTCGCCCAAGGATTTGGATTCTTTGCTCCTGGATGCAGCCAAGCCAACAGTacttctaaaaaataataattcagaTTCACGTGGAAAGCAAGTATCTCAACGAGCTAGCTTGTCGCCTTTTCCTTGGTCACATAATTCTGGCGGGCATTGCAAAGCTAGTGCTGATGCAATTAAGTTATCTGTGAGCAGGACCACATGCCAGGGTAGATGGGTAAAAATAGGGGATACTTCTACTTCTCCCGAAGGGGGATCTGGTTTCCTTGCAGATTTAGAGTCGCTCACCAAGGATAACAACTTGGTTGCTTTGAAAGGTCCGAAGTGTGGCCCTTCAGAAAGTGAAATTGCTCCAGCAACATCTGTTAGCTTCCCTTGGTTTGAATTGGGTTTATCATCATCTGCAGCACCGTCAATTGCTTCCCAGCTTCCTCCTG AATCTAGTAGCAACCTGAAGTGTGAAATAGATG CTGGGCATTCTCCTAGATTGTTGGCTGCTGCTCAGACACTATATGACATTTCATTGCGTTCCCTAAAGCAACATGGAATGATAAGGTGGCCAAAGAAACCTTTAGAAAAGACCATGAAAGCTTGCAAGTCGAAATCCGGCAAGCCTGGAGAAATATTTGCAGCACCAAAGCCAGTAATTGCAACTGATGACCGGGTGAAAACTACTGATGAGGTGTCTCCGTTTAAGAAACCTAGGCTCTTGAATAAAGATCTTGGTCCTAATACTGTATCAAAAGCACCAATAAATTGGTCTATGCAGAGATCAAGTGGTCCTTCTCCTGGCAAATCATTTAGAGACCCCATTGTGGAAACGAAACAGTATAACAATGCACATGTTGTAAAACAGTCGGGCCTTATGCCACCGCCGCCGGTGAGGGTTTCGGACAAGGCTTATAACAGTCGGCAGAAGTTGAGGAAGTTACTACCGGTGGAATGGAATAGGGAAGGAGGAAGATGA